In Macaca nemestrina isolate mMacNem1 chromosome 11, mMacNem.hap1, whole genome shotgun sequence, a single window of DNA contains:
- the LOC105481256 gene encoding tRNA endonuclease ANKZF1 isoform X1 has product MSPAPDAAQAPASISLFDLSADAPILQGLSLVSHAPGEALARAPRTSCSGSGERESPEIKLLQGPVDISDKLFCSSCDQTFQNHQEQREHYKLDWHRFNLKQRLKDKPLLSALDFEKQSSAGYLSSISGSEDSDSASEEDLQTLDQERATFEKFSQPQGYYPHRVLFQNAQGQFLYAYRCVLGPHQDPPGEAELLLQNLQSRGPRDCVVLMAAAGHFAGAIFQGREVVTHKTFHRYTVRAKRGTAQGLRDARGGPSRSAGASLRRYNEATLYKDVRDMLAGPGWAKALEEAGTILLRAPRSGRSLFFGGKGAPLQRGDPRLWDIPLATRRPTFQELQRVLHKLTTLHIYEDDPREAVRLHLPQTHWKTVREERKKPTEEEIRKICSDEKEALGQNEESPKQGSGSEGEDGFQVELELVELTVGTLDLRESEVLPKRRRRKRNKKEKSRDQEAGAHRTLLQQPQEDEPSAQSSQAVAAPLGPLLDEAKAPGQPELWDALLAACRAGDVGVLKLQLTPSPADPGILSLLSAPLGSGGFTLLHAAAAAGRGSVVRLLLEAGADPTVQDSRAQPPYTVAADKSTRNEFRRFMEKNPDAYDYNKAQVPGPLTPEMEARQATRKREQKVARRQREEQQRRQQEQEEREREEQRRFAALNDQEKRALAADRRLAAQLGAPTPPIPDSAIVNTRRCWSCGASLQGLTPFHYLDFSFCSTRCLRDHRRQAGRPSS; this is encoded by the exons gctcaggggagagagaaagcccagaaataaagctactcCAGGGTCCTGTGGATATTTCAGACAAGTTATTCTGTTCATCCTGTGACCAAACCTTCCAGAACCACCAAGAACAG AGGGAACATTATAAGCTTGACTGGCATCGGTTTAACCTAAAGCAACGTCTCAAGGACAAGCCTCTCCTGTCTGCCCTGGACTTTGAAAAGCAGAGCTCCGCAG GATATCTTTCCAGCATCTCGGGATCAGAAGACTCAGACTCAGCCAGTGAGGAGGACTTGCAGACACTGGATCAGGAGAGGGCTACATTTGAGAAGTTTAGCCAACCCCAAGGCTATTACCCTCATCGTGTTCTTTTCCAGAATGCCCAGGGCCAGTTTCTTTATGCCTACCGCTGTGTCCTAGGCCCTCATCAG GATCCCCCAGGAGAGGCAGAACTGTTGCTACAGAACCTGCAAAGTAGAGGTCCCAGAGACTGCGTGGTGCTCATGGCTGCAGCTGGGCACTTTGCTGGTGCCATATTTCAAGG AAGAGAAGTGGTGACACACAAAACCTTTCACCGCTATACGGTGCGGGCCAAGCGGGGCACAGCCCAGGGGCTTCGGGATGCCCGGGGTGGGCCATCACGCTCTGCTGGAGCCAGCCTGAGGCGCTACAATGAAGCCACACTCTATAAG GATGTTCGTGACATGCTggcagggccaggctgggctAAGGCGCTGGAGGAGGCTGGTACAATACTGTTGCGTGCTCCCCGCTCTGGCCGGTCTTTGTTCTTTGGAGGCAAGGGGGCACCCCTGCAAAGGGGGGATCCCCGACTTTGGGATATCCCCCTCGCCACCCGCAGACCCACCTTCCAAGAGCTACAGCGTGTGCTCCATAAGCTGACCACTTTGCATATCTATG AAGACGACCCTCGGGAAGCAGTCAGACTGCACTTACCTCAGACACACTGGAAAACAgtaagagaggagagaaagaagcctactgaggaagaaataagaaagatctGCAGTGATGAAAAGGAAGCACTTGGGCAGAATGAGGAATCTCCCAAACAGG GTTCAGGGTCAGAGGGAGAAGATGGCTTTCAGGTAGAGTTGGAGTTAGTAGAGTTGACTGTGGGGACTCTGGATCTTCGTGAGTCTGAAGTATTGCCCAAgcggagaaggagaaaaaggaataagaaGGAGAAAAGCCGAGaccaggaggctggggcacatCGGACTCTTCTCCAGCAACCTCAAGAAGATGAGCCTTCTGCACAGTCATCCCAGGCAGTTGCAGCCCCCTTGGGTCCTTTGCTGGATGAGGCCAAAGCCCCTGGTCAGCCAGAGCTCTGGGATGCACTGCTTGCTGCTTGCCGAGCTGGAGATGTTGGAGTGCTGAAGCTCCAGCTAACACCCAGCCCTGCAGACCCTGGAATTCTGTCTCTGCTCAGTGCCCCCTTGGGCTCCGGTGGCTTTACTCTCCTGCATGCAGCAGCTGCAGCTGGCAGAGGCTCAGTGGTTCGTCTGCTGCTGGAAGCAGGTGCCGACCCCACTGTGCA GGACTCTCGGGCCCAGCCACCTTACACTGTTGCGGCTGACAAATCAACACGTAATGAGTTCCGAAGGTTCATGGAGAAGAATCCAGATGCCTATGATTACAACAAGGCTCAG GTGCCAGGACCGTTGACACCAGAAATGGAGGCACGGCAGGCTACACGGAAAAGGGAGCAGAAGGTAGCCCGGCGGCAACGGGAGGAACAGCAGCGgaggcagcaggagcaggaggagcgTGAACGAGAAGAGCAGCGGCGATTTGCCGCCCTCAATGACCAAGAGAAA AGAGCTCTGGCTGCAGATCGCCGACTCGCTGCCCAGTTGGGAGCCCCTACCCCTCCAATCCCTGACTCTGCAATCGTCAATACTCG ACGCTGCTGGAGTTGTGGGGCATCCCTCCAAGGCCTCACTCCCTTTCACTACCTCGACTTCTCTTTCTGCTCCACACGTTGCCTCCGGGATCATCGCCGTCAGGCAGGGAGGCCCTCTTCCTGA
- the LOC105481256 gene encoding tRNA endonuclease ANKZF1 isoform X2: protein MAAAGHFAGAIFQGREVVTHKTFHRYTVRAKRGTAQGLRDARGGPSRSAGASLRRYNEATLYKDVRDMLAGPGWAKALEEAGTILLRAPRSGRSLFFGGKGAPLQRGDPRLWDIPLATRRPTFQELQRVLHKLTTLHIYEDDPREAVRLHLPQTHWKTVREERKKPTEEEIRKICSDEKEALGQNEESPKQGSGSEGEDGFQVELELVELTVGTLDLRESEVLPKRRRRKRNKKEKSRDQEAGAHRTLLQQPQEDEPSAQSSQAVAAPLGPLLDEAKAPGQPELWDALLAACRAGDVGVLKLQLTPSPADPGILSLLSAPLGSGGFTLLHAAAAAGRGSVVRLLLEAGADPTVQDSRAQPPYTVAADKSTRNEFRRFMEKNPDAYDYNKAQVPGPLTPEMEARQATRKREQKVARRQREEQQRRQQEQEEREREEQRRFAALNDQEKRALAADRRLAAQLGAPTPPIPDSAIVNTRRCWSCGASLQGLTPFHYLDFSFCSTRCLRDHRRQAGRPSS, encoded by the exons ATGGCTGCAGCTGGGCACTTTGCTGGTGCCATATTTCAAGG AAGAGAAGTGGTGACACACAAAACCTTTCACCGCTATACGGTGCGGGCCAAGCGGGGCACAGCCCAGGGGCTTCGGGATGCCCGGGGTGGGCCATCACGCTCTGCTGGAGCCAGCCTGAGGCGCTACAATGAAGCCACACTCTATAAG GATGTTCGTGACATGCTggcagggccaggctgggctAAGGCGCTGGAGGAGGCTGGTACAATACTGTTGCGTGCTCCCCGCTCTGGCCGGTCTTTGTTCTTTGGAGGCAAGGGGGCACCCCTGCAAAGGGGGGATCCCCGACTTTGGGATATCCCCCTCGCCACCCGCAGACCCACCTTCCAAGAGCTACAGCGTGTGCTCCATAAGCTGACCACTTTGCATATCTATG AAGACGACCCTCGGGAAGCAGTCAGACTGCACTTACCTCAGACACACTGGAAAACAgtaagagaggagagaaagaagcctactgaggaagaaataagaaagatctGCAGTGATGAAAAGGAAGCACTTGGGCAGAATGAGGAATCTCCCAAACAGG GTTCAGGGTCAGAGGGAGAAGATGGCTTTCAGGTAGAGTTGGAGTTAGTAGAGTTGACTGTGGGGACTCTGGATCTTCGTGAGTCTGAAGTATTGCCCAAgcggagaaggagaaaaaggaataagaaGGAGAAAAGCCGAGaccaggaggctggggcacatCGGACTCTTCTCCAGCAACCTCAAGAAGATGAGCCTTCTGCACAGTCATCCCAGGCAGTTGCAGCCCCCTTGGGTCCTTTGCTGGATGAGGCCAAAGCCCCTGGTCAGCCAGAGCTCTGGGATGCACTGCTTGCTGCTTGCCGAGCTGGAGATGTTGGAGTGCTGAAGCTCCAGCTAACACCCAGCCCTGCAGACCCTGGAATTCTGTCTCTGCTCAGTGCCCCCTTGGGCTCCGGTGGCTTTACTCTCCTGCATGCAGCAGCTGCAGCTGGCAGAGGCTCAGTGGTTCGTCTGCTGCTGGAAGCAGGTGCCGACCCCACTGTGCA GGACTCTCGGGCCCAGCCACCTTACACTGTTGCGGCTGACAAATCAACACGTAATGAGTTCCGAAGGTTCATGGAGAAGAATCCAGATGCCTATGATTACAACAAGGCTCAG GTGCCAGGACCGTTGACACCAGAAATGGAGGCACGGCAGGCTACACGGAAAAGGGAGCAGAAGGTAGCCCGGCGGCAACGGGAGGAACAGCAGCGgaggcagcaggagcaggaggagcgTGAACGAGAAGAGCAGCGGCGATTTGCCGCCCTCAATGACCAAGAGAAA AGAGCTCTGGCTGCAGATCGCCGACTCGCTGCCCAGTTGGGAGCCCCTACCCCTCCAATCCCTGACTCTGCAATCGTCAATACTCG ACGCTGCTGGAGTTGTGGGGCATCCCTCCAAGGCCTCACTCCCTTTCACTACCTCGACTTCTCTTTCTGCTCCACACGTTGCCTCCGGGATCATCGCCGTCAGGCAGGGAGGCCCTCTTCCTGA
- the LOC105481255 gene encoding beta-galactosidase-1-like protein isoform X3, which yields MERPQRHTVGGLPSWLLRKPEIRLRTSDPDFLAAVDSWFKVLLPKIYPWLYHNGGNIISIQVENEYGSYGACDFSYMRHLAGLFRALLGEKILLFTTDGPEGLKCGSLQGLYTTVDFGPADNMTKIFTLLRKYEPHGPLVNSEYYTGWLDYWGQNHSTRSVSAVTKGLENMLKLGASVNMYMFHGGTNFGYWNGADKKGRFLSITTSYDYDAPISEAGDPTPKLFALRDVISKFQEVPLGPLPPPSPKMMVGPLTVHLVGHLLAFLDLLCPSGPIRSILPMTFEAVKQDRGFMLYRTYMTHTIFEPTPFWVPNNGVHDRAYVMVDGVFQGVLERNMRDKLFLMGKVGSKLDILVENMGRLSFGSNSSDFKGLLEPPILGQTILTQWMMFPLKIDNLVKWWFLLQLPKWPYPQAPSGPTFYSKTFPILGSVGDTFLHLPGWTKGQVWINGFNLGRYWTKRGPQQTLYVPRFLLFPRGALNKITLLELENVPLQPQVQFLDKPILNSTSTLHRTHINSLSADTLSASEPMELSGH from the exons ATGGAGCGGCCTCAACGCCATACAGTT GGGGGTCTCCCATCCTGGTTGCTTCGAAAACCTGAAATTCGTCTGAGAACCTCAGATCCAG ACTTCCTTGCCGCAGTAGACTCCTGGTTCAAGGTCTTGCTGCCCAAGATATATCCATGGCTTTACCACAATGGGGGCAACATCATTAGCATTCAG GTGGAGAATGAATACGGTAGCTATGGAGCCTGTGACTTCAGTTACATGAGGCACTTGGCTGGACTCTTCCGTGCACTACTAGGAGAAAAGATCTTGCTCTTCACCACAGATGGGCCTGAAGGACTCAAGTGTGGCTCCCTCCAGGGACTCTATACCACTGTAGATTTTGGCCCAG CTGACAACATGACCAAAATCTTTACCCTGCTTCGGAAGTATGAACCCCATGGGCCATTG GTAAACTCTGAGTACTACACAGGCTGGCTGGATTACTGGGGCCAGAATCACTCCACACGGTCTGTGTCAGCTGTAACCAAAGGACTAGAGAACATGCTCAAGTTGGGAGCCAGTGTGAACAT GTACATGTTCCATGGAGGTACCAACTTTGGATATTGGAATG GTGCCGATAAGAAGGGACGCTTCCTTTCAATTACTACCAGCTATGACTATGATGCACCTATATCTGAAGCAGGGGACCCCACACCTAAGCTTTTTGCTCTTCGAGATGTCATCAGCAAG TTCCAGGAAGTTCCTTTGGGACCTTTACCTCCCCCCAGCCCCAAGATGATGGTTGGACCTTTGACTGTGCACCTG GTTGGGCATTTGCTGGCTTTCCTAGACTTGTTATGCCCCAGTGGGCCCATTCGTTCAATCTTGCCAATGACCTTTGAGGCTGTCAAGCAG GACCGTGGCTTCATGTTGTACCGAACCTATATGACCCATACCATTTTTGAACCAACACCATTCTGGGTGCCAAATAATGGAGTCCATGACCGTGCCTATGTGATGGTGGATGGG GTGTTCCAGGGTGTTTTGGAGCGGAATATGAGAGACAAACTATTTTTGATGGGGAAAGTGGGGTCCAAACTGGATATCTTGGTGGAGAACATGGGGAGGCTCAGTTTTGGGTCTAACAGCAGTGACTTCAAG GGCCTGTTGGAGCCACCAATTCTGGGGCAAACAATCCTTACCCAGTGGATGATGTTCCCTCTGAAAATTGATAACCTTGTAAAGTGGTGGTTTCTCCTCCAGTTGCCAAAATGGCCATATCCTCAAGCTCCTTCTGGCCCCACATTCTACTCCAAAACATTTCCAATTTTAGGCTCAGTTGGGGACACATTTCTACATCTACCTGGATGGACCAAG GGCCAAGTCTGGATCAATGGGTTTAACTTGGGCCGGTACTGGACAAAGCGGGGGCCACAACAGACCCTCTACGTGCCAAGATTCCTGCTGTTTCCTAGGGGAGCCCTCAACAAAATCACATTGCTGGAACTAGAAAATGTACCTCTCCAGCCCCAAGTCCAATTTTTGGATAAGCCTATCCTCAATAGCACTAGTACTTTGCACAGGACACATATCAATTCCCTTTCAGCTGATACACTGAGTGCCTCTGAACCAATGGAGTTAAGTGGGCACTGA
- the LOC105481255 gene encoding beta-galactosidase-1-like protein isoform X1, which translates to MAPKKPSCLRSLLLPLSLTLLLPQADTRSFIVDRDHDRFLLDGAPFRYVSGSLHYFRVPRVLWADRLLKMRWSGLNAIQFYVPWNYHEPQPGVYNFNGSRDLIAFLNEAALANLLVILRPGPYICAEWEMGGLPSWLLRKPEIRLRTSDPDFLAAVDSWFKVLLPKIYPWLYHNGGNIISIQVENEYGSYGACDFSYMRHLAGLFRALLGEKILLFTTDGPEGLKCGSLQGLYTTVDFGPADNMTKIFTLLRKYEPHGPLVNSEYYTGWLDYWGQNHSTRSVSAVTKGLENMLKLGASVNMYMFHGGTNFGYWNGADKKGRFLSITTSYDYDAPISEAGDPTPKLFALRDVISKFQEVPLGPLPPPSPKMMVGPLTVHLVGHLLAFLDLLCPSGPIRSILPMTFEAVKQDRGFMLYRTYMTHTIFEPTPFWVPNNGVHDRAYVMVDGVFQGVLERNMRDKLFLMGKVGSKLDILVENMGRLSFGSNSSDFKGLLEPPILGQTILTQWMMFPLKIDNLVKWWFLLQLPKWPYPQAPSGPTFYSKTFPILGSVGDTFLHLPGWTKGQVWINGFNLGRYWTKRGPQQTLYVPRFLLFPRGALNKITLLELENVPLQPQVQFLDKPILNSTSTLHRTHINSLSADTLSASEPMELSGH; encoded by the exons ATGGCTCCCAAGAAGCCGTCCTGCCTTCGCTCCCTGCTGCTGCCGCTCAGCCTGACGCTACTGCTGCCCCAG gCAGACACTCGGTCGTTCATAGTGGATCGGGATCATGACAGGTTTCTCCTAGACGGGGCCCCGTTCCGCTATGTATCTGGCAGCCTGCACTACTTTCGGGTACCGCGGGTGCTTTGGGCCGACAGGCTTTTGAAGATGCGATGGAGCGGCCTCAACGCCATACAGTT TTATGTGCCCTGGAACTACCACGAGCCACAGCCTGGGGTCTATAACTTTAATGGCAGCCGGGACCTCATTGCCTTTCTGAATGAGGCAGCTCTAGCGAACCTTTTGGTCATACTGAGACCAGGACCTTACATCTGTGCAGAGTGGGAGATG GGGGGTCTCCCATCCTGGTTGCTTCGAAAACCTGAAATTCGTCTGAGAACCTCAGATCCAG ACTTCCTTGCCGCAGTAGACTCCTGGTTCAAGGTCTTGCTGCCCAAGATATATCCATGGCTTTACCACAATGGGGGCAACATCATTAGCATTCAG GTGGAGAATGAATACGGTAGCTATGGAGCCTGTGACTTCAGTTACATGAGGCACTTGGCTGGACTCTTCCGTGCACTACTAGGAGAAAAGATCTTGCTCTTCACCACAGATGGGCCTGAAGGACTCAAGTGTGGCTCCCTCCAGGGACTCTATACCACTGTAGATTTTGGCCCAG CTGACAACATGACCAAAATCTTTACCCTGCTTCGGAAGTATGAACCCCATGGGCCATTG GTAAACTCTGAGTACTACACAGGCTGGCTGGATTACTGGGGCCAGAATCACTCCACACGGTCTGTGTCAGCTGTAACCAAAGGACTAGAGAACATGCTCAAGTTGGGAGCCAGTGTGAACAT GTACATGTTCCATGGAGGTACCAACTTTGGATATTGGAATG GTGCCGATAAGAAGGGACGCTTCCTTTCAATTACTACCAGCTATGACTATGATGCACCTATATCTGAAGCAGGGGACCCCACACCTAAGCTTTTTGCTCTTCGAGATGTCATCAGCAAG TTCCAGGAAGTTCCTTTGGGACCTTTACCTCCCCCCAGCCCCAAGATGATGGTTGGACCTTTGACTGTGCACCTG GTTGGGCATTTGCTGGCTTTCCTAGACTTGTTATGCCCCAGTGGGCCCATTCGTTCAATCTTGCCAATGACCTTTGAGGCTGTCAAGCAG GACCGTGGCTTCATGTTGTACCGAACCTATATGACCCATACCATTTTTGAACCAACACCATTCTGGGTGCCAAATAATGGAGTCCATGACCGTGCCTATGTGATGGTGGATGGG GTGTTCCAGGGTGTTTTGGAGCGGAATATGAGAGACAAACTATTTTTGATGGGGAAAGTGGGGTCCAAACTGGATATCTTGGTGGAGAACATGGGGAGGCTCAGTTTTGGGTCTAACAGCAGTGACTTCAAG GGCCTGTTGGAGCCACCAATTCTGGGGCAAACAATCCTTACCCAGTGGATGATGTTCCCTCTGAAAATTGATAACCTTGTAAAGTGGTGGTTTCTCCTCCAGTTGCCAAAATGGCCATATCCTCAAGCTCCTTCTGGCCCCACATTCTACTCCAAAACATTTCCAATTTTAGGCTCAGTTGGGGACACATTTCTACATCTACCTGGATGGACCAAG GGCCAAGTCTGGATCAATGGGTTTAACTTGGGCCGGTACTGGACAAAGCGGGGGCCACAACAGACCCTCTACGTGCCAAGATTCCTGCTGTTTCCTAGGGGAGCCCTCAACAAAATCACATTGCTGGAACTAGAAAATGTACCTCTCCAGCCCCAAGTCCAATTTTTGGATAAGCCTATCCTCAATAGCACTAGTACTTTGCACAGGACACATATCAATTCCCTTTCAGCTGATACACTGAGTGCCTCTGAACCAATGGAGTTAAGTGGGCACTGA
- the LOC105481255 gene encoding beta-galactosidase-1-like protein isoform X2 produces the protein MAPKKPSCLRSLLLPLSLTLLLPQADTRSFIVDRDHDRFLLDGAPFRYVSGSLHYFRVPRVLWADRLLKMRWSGLNAIQFYVPWNYHEPQPGVYNFNGSRDLIAFLNEAALANLLVILRPGPYICAEWEMGGLPSWLLRKPEIRLRTSDPDFLAAVDSWFKVLLPKIYPWLYHNGGNIISIQVENEYGSYGACDFSYMRHLAGLFRALLGEKILLFTTDGPEGLKCGSLQGLYTTVDFGPADNMTKIFTLLRKYEPHGPLVNSEYYTGWLDYWGQNHSTRSVSAVTKGLENMLKLGASVNMYMFHGGTNFGYWNGADKKGRFLSITTSYDYDAPISEAGDPTPKLFALRDVISKFQEVPLGPLPPPSPKMMVGPLTVHLVGHLLAFLDLLCPSGPIRSILPMTFEAVKQDRGFMLYRTYMTHTIFEPTPFWVPNNGVHDRAYVMVDGGLLEPPILGQTILTQWMMFPLKIDNLVKWWFLLQLPKWPYPQAPSGPTFYSKTFPILGSVGDTFLHLPGWTKGQVWINGFNLGRYWTKRGPQQTLYVPRFLLFPRGALNKITLLELENVPLQPQVQFLDKPILNSTSTLHRTHINSLSADTLSASEPMELSGH, from the exons ATGGCTCCCAAGAAGCCGTCCTGCCTTCGCTCCCTGCTGCTGCCGCTCAGCCTGACGCTACTGCTGCCCCAG gCAGACACTCGGTCGTTCATAGTGGATCGGGATCATGACAGGTTTCTCCTAGACGGGGCCCCGTTCCGCTATGTATCTGGCAGCCTGCACTACTTTCGGGTACCGCGGGTGCTTTGGGCCGACAGGCTTTTGAAGATGCGATGGAGCGGCCTCAACGCCATACAGTT TTATGTGCCCTGGAACTACCACGAGCCACAGCCTGGGGTCTATAACTTTAATGGCAGCCGGGACCTCATTGCCTTTCTGAATGAGGCAGCTCTAGCGAACCTTTTGGTCATACTGAGACCAGGACCTTACATCTGTGCAGAGTGGGAGATG GGGGGTCTCCCATCCTGGTTGCTTCGAAAACCTGAAATTCGTCTGAGAACCTCAGATCCAG ACTTCCTTGCCGCAGTAGACTCCTGGTTCAAGGTCTTGCTGCCCAAGATATATCCATGGCTTTACCACAATGGGGGCAACATCATTAGCATTCAG GTGGAGAATGAATACGGTAGCTATGGAGCCTGTGACTTCAGTTACATGAGGCACTTGGCTGGACTCTTCCGTGCACTACTAGGAGAAAAGATCTTGCTCTTCACCACAGATGGGCCTGAAGGACTCAAGTGTGGCTCCCTCCAGGGACTCTATACCACTGTAGATTTTGGCCCAG CTGACAACATGACCAAAATCTTTACCCTGCTTCGGAAGTATGAACCCCATGGGCCATTG GTAAACTCTGAGTACTACACAGGCTGGCTGGATTACTGGGGCCAGAATCACTCCACACGGTCTGTGTCAGCTGTAACCAAAGGACTAGAGAACATGCTCAAGTTGGGAGCCAGTGTGAACAT GTACATGTTCCATGGAGGTACCAACTTTGGATATTGGAATG GTGCCGATAAGAAGGGACGCTTCCTTTCAATTACTACCAGCTATGACTATGATGCACCTATATCTGAAGCAGGGGACCCCACACCTAAGCTTTTTGCTCTTCGAGATGTCATCAGCAAG TTCCAGGAAGTTCCTTTGGGACCTTTACCTCCCCCCAGCCCCAAGATGATGGTTGGACCTTTGACTGTGCACCTG GTTGGGCATTTGCTGGCTTTCCTAGACTTGTTATGCCCCAGTGGGCCCATTCGTTCAATCTTGCCAATGACCTTTGAGGCTGTCAAGCAG GACCGTGGCTTCATGTTGTACCGAACCTATATGACCCATACCATTTTTGAACCAACACCATTCTGGGTGCCAAATAATGGAGTCCATGACCGTGCCTATGTGATGGTGGATGGG GGCCTGTTGGAGCCACCAATTCTGGGGCAAACAATCCTTACCCAGTGGATGATGTTCCCTCTGAAAATTGATAACCTTGTAAAGTGGTGGTTTCTCCTCCAGTTGCCAAAATGGCCATATCCTCAAGCTCCTTCTGGCCCCACATTCTACTCCAAAACATTTCCAATTTTAGGCTCAGTTGGGGACACATTTCTACATCTACCTGGATGGACCAAG GGCCAAGTCTGGATCAATGGGTTTAACTTGGGCCGGTACTGGACAAAGCGGGGGCCACAACAGACCCTCTACGTGCCAAGATTCCTGCTGTTTCCTAGGGGAGCCCTCAACAAAATCACATTGCTGGAACTAGAAAATGTACCTCTCCAGCCCCAAGTCCAATTTTTGGATAAGCCTATCCTCAATAGCACTAGTACTTTGCACAGGACACATATCAATTCCCTTTCAGCTGATACACTGAGTGCCTCTGAACCAATGGAGTTAAGTGGGCACTGA
- the LOC105481258 gene encoding serine/threonine-protein kinase 16, whose translation MGHALCVCSRGTVIIDNKRYLFIQKLGEGGFSYVDLVEGLHDGHFYALKRILCHEQQDREEAQREADMHRLFSHPNILRLVAYCLRERGAKHEAWLLLPFFKRGTLWNEIERLKDKGNFLTEDQILWLLLGICRGLEAIHAKGYAHRDLKPTNILLGDEGQPVLMDLGSMNQACINVEGSRQALTLQDWAAQRCTISYRAPELFSVQSHCVIDERTDVWSLGCVLYAMMFGEGPYDMVFQKGDSVALAVQNQLSIPQSPRHSSALRQLLASMMTVDPHQRPHIPLLLSQLEALQPPALGQHTTQI comes from the exons ATGGGCCACGCGCTGTGTGTCTGCTCTCGGGGAACTGTCATCATTGACAATAAGCGCTACCTCTTCATCCAGAAACTGGGGGAGGG TGGGTTCAGCTATGTGGACCTAGTGGAAGGGTTACATGATGGACACTTCTACGCCCTGAAGCGAATCCTGTGTCACGAGCAGCAGGACCGGGAGGAGGCCCAGCGAGAAGCCGACATGCATCGCCTCTTCAGTCACCCCAACATCCTTCGCCTCGTGGCTTACTGTCTGAGGGAGCGGGGTGCTAAGCATGAGGCCTGGCTGCTGCTACCGTTCTTCAAG AGAGGTACGCTGTGGAATGAGATAGAAAGGCTGAAGGACAAAGGCAACTTCCTGACCGAGGATCAAATCCTTTGGCTGCTGCTGGGGATCTGCAGAGGCCTTGAGGCCATTCATGCCAAGGGTTATGCCCACAG GGACTTGAAGCCCACCAATATATTGCTCGGAGATGAGGGGCAGCCAGTTTTAATGGACTTGGGTTCTATGAATCAAGCATGCATCAATGTGGAAGGCTCCCGCCAGGCTCTGACCCTGCAG GACTGGGCAGCCCAGCGGTGCACCATCTCCTACCGAGCCCCAGAGCTCTTCTCTGTGCAGAGTCACTGTGTCATCGATGAGCGGACTGATGTCTGG TCCCTAGGCTGCGTGCTATATGCCATGATGTTTGGAGAAGGCCCTTATGACATGGTGTTCCAAAAGGGTGACAGTGTGGCCCTTGCTGTGCAGAACCAACTCAGCATCCCACAAAGCCCCAG GCATTCTTCAGCATTGCGGCAGCTCCTGGCCTCGATGATGACCGTGGACCCGCATCAGCGTCCTCACATTCCTCTCCTCCTCAGTCAGCTGGAGGCGCTGCAGCCCCCAGCTCTTGGCCAGCATACTACCCAAATCTGA